Proteins encoded together in one Solanum lycopersicum chromosome 7, SLM_r2.1 window:
- the LOC101249663 gene encoding trifunctional UDP-glucose 4,6-dehydratase/UDP-4-keto-6-deoxy-D-glucose 3,5-epimerase/UDP-4-keto-L-rhamnose-reductase RHM1 encodes MSNYTPKNILITGAAGFIASHVANRLVRSYPDYNIVVLDKLDYCSNLKNLSPSRSSPNFKFVKGDIGSADLVNYLLITENIDTIMHFAAQTHVDNSFGNSFEFTKNNIYGTHVLLEACKVTGQIRRFIHVSTDEVYGETDEDAVVGNHEASQLLPTNPYSATKAGAEMLVMAYARSYGLPVITTRGNNVYGPNQFPEKLIPKFILLALNGKPLPIHGDGSNVRSYLYCEDVAEAFEVVLHRGDVGHVYNIGTKKERRVIDVAKDISNLFNKDPDTSIQFVENRPFNDQRYFLDDQKLKNLGWSEKTTWEEGLKKTMEWYVNNPDWWGDVSGALLPHPRMLMMPGGVERNSDGAEKDDSGSSEISGNTKLNGMVVPASKISNSPSRSPYKFLIYGRTGWIGGLLSKLCEKQGIPYEYGKGRLEDRSQLLSDIHAVKPTHVFNAAGVTGRPNVDWCESHKTETIRTNVAGTLNLADVCKENGLLMVNFATGCIFEYDAAHPEGSGIGFKEEDTPNFTGSFYSKTKAMVEELLKEYPNVCTLRVRMPISSDLNNPRNFITKISRYNKVVNIPNSMTILDELLPISIEMAKRNLTGIWNFTNPGVVSHNEILEMYKKYINPEFKWSNFTLEEQAKVIVAPRSNNEMDASKLKKEFPELLSIKESLIKNVFEPNRKTSA; translated from the exons ATGTCTAACTATACACCAAAGAATATACTCATTACTGGGGCCGCAGGGTTTATTGCATCTCATGTTGCCAACCGCCTTGTTCGGAGTTACCCTGATTACAATATTGTGGTTCTTGACAAGCTTGATTATTGCTCAAACCTGAAAAATCTTTCCCCATCTCGATCTTCCCCTAATTTTAAGTTTGTTAAGGGAGATATTGGCAGTGCTGATCTTGTTAACTACCTTCTCATCACCGAGAACATTGACACTATAATGCACTTTGCTGCTCAGACCCATGTCGACAACTCCTTTGGTAATAGCTTTGAGTTCACCAAGAACAACATTTATGGCACACACGTGCTATTAGAGGCATGCAAAGTTACTGGTCAGATCAGAAGGTTTATACATGTTAGCACTGATGAGGTTTACGGAGAGACTGATGAAGATGCTGTTGTAGGAAATCATGAAGCATCGCAACTTCTCCCCACAAACCCATATTCAGCCACGAAAGCTGGAGCTGAAATGCTTGTTATGGCATATGCAAGATCATATGGATTGCCTGTTATCACCACTAGAGGGAACAATGTGTATGGTCCCAATCAATTTCCTGAGAAGCTAATCCCAAAGTTCATACTTTTAGCTTTGAATGGGAAGCCTCTTCCGATTCACGGAGATGGTTCAAATGTTAGAAGTTATCTCTATTGTGAGGACGTTGCTGAGGCTTTCGAAGTTGTTCTTCACCGAGGTGATGTTGGTCATGTTTATAACATCGGGACTAAGAAAGAGAGGCGAGTGATTGATGTTGCCAAAGATATATCCAATCTTTTTAACAAGGATCCAGACACAAGCATTCAGTTTGTGGAAAACAGGCCCTTCAATGACCAGAGGTATTTCCTAGATGATCAGAAGTTGAAGAACCTGGGTTGGTCCGAGAAGACCACCTGGGAAGAGGGTCTGAAAAAAACCATGGAGTGGTATGTCAATAATCCTGATTGGTGGGGAGATGTCTCTGGGGCATTGCTTCCCCATCCTAGAATGCTGATGATGCCTGGTGGGGTAGAGAGAAATTCGGATGGAGCTGAAAAAGATGATTCTGGATCATCTGAGATCTCAGGAAACACGAAACTTAACGGAATGGTAGTTCCAGCTTCCAAGATCAGCAACTCCCCTAGTAGATCACCTTATAAGTTTTTGATTTATGGTAGAACTGGGTGGATTGGTGGTCTCCTAAGCAAACTGTGTGAGAAACAGGGAATTCCTTATGAGTATGGAAAGGGACGTCTGGAGGATCGCTCACAACTTTTGTCAGACATTCATGCTGTGAAGCCCACACATGTATTCAATGCTGCTGGTGTCACTGGTAGGCCCAATGTTGATTGGTGTGAGAGTCATAAGACTGAAACAATCCGTACAAATGTTGCTGGAACTCTAAACTTGGCAGATGTTTGTAAAGAGAATGGTTTACTGATGGTGAATTTTGCAACCGGTTGCATATTCGAATATGATGCTGCACACCCCGAAGGTTCTGGCATTGGATTCAAAGAGGAAGACACGCCCAATTTCACCGGTTCTTTCTATTCAAAGACCAAGGCCATG GTTGAAGAGTTGTTGAAAGAGTACCCCAATGTTTGCACCCTTAGAGTCAGGATGCCAATTTCTTCAGACCTCAACAACCCCCGTAACTTCATCACCAAGATTAGCCGCTACAATAAAGTGGTCAACATTCCCAACAGCATGACGATTTTGGATGAGCTTCTTCCAATTTCAATCGAGATGGCAAAGCGTAATCTCACAGGCATATGGAATTTCACAAACCCTGGTGTTGTGAGCCATAACGAGATCTTGGAGATGTACAAGAAATACATAAACCCAGAATTTAAATGGTCCAACTTCACACTGGAAGAGCAGGCTAAGGTAATTGTTGCACCTCGCAGTAACAATGAAATGGACGCGTCCAAGTTGAAAAAGGAGTTCCCTGAGTTGTTGTCTATCAAAGAATCATTGATCAAAAATGTGTTTGAACCAAATAGAAAAACTTCTGCATGA